The Stigmatopora nigra isolate UIUO_SnigA chromosome 23, RoL_Snig_1.1, whole genome shotgun sequence genome includes the window GATGGCGGATGCAACCTTCATGGCGTATTAGCGACAAATATGGGGAAAGAAAACTAAGTGGAAAGGAGGACTTTCCATTTATAGCAACGGGATGAGAAGGTGGGTGTAGAGGGGAAAGAAATAGCAGCATCTTTTTAGCTTAATCCCTTGTCAGATCTAATCCCTCAAGGAAACATTGTTTGgtgaaaaaggggggaaaagagggAAACTGGAGCGATAAAGTGCTGGAAAGTTCTCAACTCAAGTTCATTTCAAGAACCTTCTCACTAGTAGACACCATTTTCTGGTTGATGTCCTAAGACGGACCAGTGAGAAACTGAATTCGCAATAGATTGACCTggactaaagttttttttattggtttttgTGGCTCGgcgtcaatgttccctctaagctgcatgCATGCGCAATTGGGCAATATtcttgtcttctctgcgcagcagcaatcatatggcgtgcagtaaataaaatccaatcttgtttttttacccctttccccatgatggcgccgtttacgcggcagccagtggcagtagctctgtccactctgatgtttttttgtgttttacagcatgttttacatgaaaaattagagggaacattgacatgcacctgcttatgccaggtgtgatactggtgcccataacgagcaatgatAACTGGTCCTCAGTGGTCTCAggaaggttgtctttctgcccagaccaaagaaaaattagagggaacattgcttgtgACCCATAAATTTCCCAACAAATAGTTGTCATATAATCTGATGATCAATTATACAATGATCCGATAAATTTTAGCAGCCCCTGTTACTATGTTTTAATTGCCTTGGCAGTTCGATAGTTTTTGATCTATTTGTCGTAACTGCGCTGGCTCACGTGGATTGAACCCACACCACTTTTCACAAGTAGGTATTACGATAGGCATTTCGCCGTTCAGACTACTGAAGCCTGTCGTCATGACACTGCTGCACCAAATCTTGTCATGGAAAACCTCtctagctctgtccactcttattttttttatgttttacagcatgttttacatgaaaaattagagggaacattgacatgcacctgcttatgccaggtgtgatactggtgtgcccataacgagcaatgatAACTGGTACTCAGTAgtctcagggaggttgtctttctgcctcgaccaatgaaaaattagaaggaacattgctcGGCATGCAGATCGCCGCCGGAAATTCCCACAGCCTCTAAACGTTGCATATGAGATGGAAGCTTCTCTATGGTGCCAAGTGGCCAATGGCGTTTGGTGGTCGGTTAGCAGGCGAGATTGGGAAAATGGAAAATTGGTTAATGCAGGTAGAAAGTCAAAGGCGACGACGGATTGTTAACGTTAGGGTGGTGCCCGTTGCCTTTTTTCCCAAAAGTCGTCCTCCGCTTTGAGCCCTCGAACTTGGATCCGGCCCGTGGCGCCTCTACGCCACCGAGGAGATGTGTTTTTCTTCCCGATCGTCCCCATCCGCATCGGCGTCTCCCATGAGCGGCTGCCTTTTCTTCAGCTCCCTTTGGTACTTAGCCATTACTGAGGCGTAAATACAGCCGTACGCGGCGGCGGCTACCATCATAATGCAGACGATGCCGCACACCACGCCTGCAATCACCACCGTGCCAATGGCGCGCCGCACGCTCACCGGCCGGTAGCGGGCGCGCACGCATTCAGCCGGCGCCTCGACCCCTGCCCCCGCGTTTGAAGAGGCGTCATCGCCGGCGGGGACCGGCGGCGATCCGCTAGGGCTGACGCCAGCCCTGCCGCAGGGAGGAGCTCCTCGGGCTCCGTCGCCGCCCCCATTTTCATCCTCCATCTGGAGGCAGTAGTTGAACATTTCCACGGGAACGCGGCGGATGTCCCGCCCCCGCAGATCTTTGGGTAGCGTGCACTCCATGGCGTCCACCTTTCCGCCTGAAGGAGATGGATTTGGGGTCACTGGCGAAGGCCTTTAATTGAGAGTAAGAAGATACGACAGCGTGCGAAGCCGAAGGGGGGTGCTATAGCAACACCAGGATGAGTCATACATCACTAAACTTAAATGCCCTCGACACTTTGTTGGAGATAGACTACACTTGGAGAGATGTCTATAATTCAAGAGTGCTTGTTTTAGCCGTGCCGCTTTTTGCTTGCGATAAGAGTCAAATTCCCATGGCGAGGTAACAATCTGGAGCAGTGGTTGCCGAAGTATGGAATGACTGTGAAAGGCCTTTTCAAAAGTATATTCAAAATCCGTCTAAATTGATCTTCACATTAGTGTTTTGGGTGAAATAACCAATGCAGTAATCTTTCGATCtttatatacacttatacacacacatatatacacgtgtacatatatatatatatatatatatatatatatatatatatatatatatatatatatatatatatatatatatatatatatatatatatatatatatatatatatatatatatatatatatatatatatatatatatatatatatatatatatatatatatatatatatatatgtatatatatatatatatatatatatatatatatatatatatatatatatatatatatatatatatatatatatatatacatatatacatatatatatatatatatatatatatatatatatatatatatatatatatatatatatatatatatatatatatatatatatatatatatatatatatatatatatatatatatatatatatatatatatatatatatatatatatatatatatatatatatatatatatatatatatatatatatatatatatatatatatatatatatacacgtatatatacacacatatatatatacacacgtgtatatatacacgtatatatacacacatatatatacacatacatacataaatacatatatatatacacacgtgtatatatacacattcatatatacatatatatacacacatatatacacatacataaatacatacatacatatatatatatatatatatatatatatatatatatatatatatatatatatatatatatatatatatatatatatatatatatatatatatatatatatatatatatatatatatatatatatatatatatatatatatatatatatatatatatatatatatatatatatatatatatacattcatatatacacatacatatatacatatatacacacgtatatattacattattatatattatatatatacatatatatacatatatgcatatgtatatatatgtacaaatgtatatatataatgaagGGAAATGATACAATGACAGGCCATATGTTAGTCAAACATAGCGCATGTTTACTGAGGTGAATGCAGATTTTCACACGCAAGGAGAGCACATGAGCGCAGCAGCTGCGCACCGGCAGGCGTAAACGAGAGGCGCGTTGGCCTGATCGCCGCCCCCGATCACGAGGCCCTGCTCGGAGGCGGCGTGACAGAAATCAGACGCTCACCTCGGTACAATAGCCACTCCATCCAGTGTTTGAACTCGCGCAGGTTGCAGTCGCATTCCCAGGGGTTGTGTCCCAGTTCCAGGTGTTGGAGGTGGGCCAAGGGCTCAAACGCCGCCCGCTCCAAGCCGACCAGCCTGTTACCGGCCAGGGACAGCCACCTGTGTCACGGCGTAcgggaatgaaaaaaaacggGAGAGGAGGACAGTGGCtttgtgcatatttttgtttacaatgtatttactcgcatataagccgcccacgCAAACAAGTgatactcttaaaattgcctttaagtTGTTGAATTGAACAATTtttcgagtataagccgcctcctgctttacaattttcacctccatattaatgtttttttataaggTATGCAaaagtgttactttgaaaggaaaatcttaagaaagaTTATCGcacgtagtatttctgagatactgtatgaatcaaaggcATATTATTAGAGTGAATATCGTAAGGaaattaatatgcctgtcttggtatatgcaaaatatcaaattattcaattttttttttaaataagtctatcttgagaatttgaattcaaattttCTGACCAGAATtataagatgttgtggcagccatattgttTCTAAtgccaaaatatctcaattctttatatggttcatattactccaatagttgccACGTTCAAATAAGAAAtacaatgaatatatatatatatatatatatatatatatatatatatatatatatatatatatatatatatatatatatatatatatatatatatatatatatatatatatatatatatatatatatatatatatatatatatatatatatatatatatatatatatataataagtatAATTTAGTTTCAAAATCAATGCAACTCAcctgtttttcacattttatgcatttttttcttgaatttcattaataaacatcaaaatacattttgtttagcgttttatatGTTTATAATTTCTCAACTTTGAAATAAAGGACCGCACCGGCCATATTATGTCATGGCGCTAATGATGTTACAGTGTTTTGTTGTCAGTCATCATGTTTTCATCtaacaaatgcggcttatatgcgagtaaatatagTACCTTAGACCGTGTAACTCATCCAAAAGCCCCAAAGGAACAGATGCCAAGCCATTGAGCGAAAGGTCCAGATTCCGAAGACCCCCTAAACCCTGTGAAAAATTAGCAGAACAAGTACATTTAGAGTTGATGGACGTGTCTCGGAATGGGTAGTACGTCTTATTTGCTCACCTGGAAAAGATCTCTGTCCATTACTGTCAAAGAGTTGTTGTGTAGACTCAGTTTGGTCAGATTGCTCATATCTCGGAATAACCCAGCCGGTAAATGGTCAAGGTAGTTGTTGGAAAGATCCAGTTCCTGCAACACAACCACATTTGTCAGTTCCTTACACAAATAGCCAAGAATTGCTAGGATTTTGGGCCAATAACAGCTCTCACGTGTTTGACAATGGTCAAATTCTTCTAATTGCATGGATTCTGTTAAAAATATTAGTCAcaattgcatacctgtcaacctctgccgataactgcccttataaatgattacgattccccgtacaaaccccccaaaaaacagacaaacaccGTATgatgcatgtttactcgcggtaactcgtttcttactaggtggctcctccatgcttccttccacgatatttactttATGTATATCgacgcatgtcatcctttatcggtattgccgtacgcactgctaaaaaaatacatacgattgaggataatttttgctggtataccatgacaatagtaacgatcgatgaaaGTAGCGTCCTTGGCTACCAGCCGACGAGACTATTTAgatttttagccaaaacggtcttgttgagatcggttttcataaatattggcgatttttttttaattttccccgtacaaaagtcggtgtatggcgtacatgatttgaaatggtaagaaaacgtataccgtattttcacgacaataaggcacacttaaaagtcttaaattttctccaaaatagacagtgcgccttataatacagtgtgccttatatatggaaaaaacagaaaaccataaacaaaaaaccaccaagtcagatattaaaaaaacacaaacgcctgaactgaaacaatactgttaaatatgcagatgccatcttagcttactaaatcttccatcatatagctcctcccccactgcaagattgtatacaaaaaaatccaaaacatcgacaatggctggctctagagctgactgtgtagtgagtgcttcatacccggaagtcaatagcaattaccgtattttcacgactataaggcgcacttaaaagtcttaaattttctccaaaatagacagtgcgccttataatacagtacgccttatatatggaaaaatgtcattcattgagggtgcgccttataatgcggtgcgccttataatgcggtgcgccttatagtcgtgaaaatacggtacaatacatataaaacctACAAGTTGACAGTTATGCAAttggggaaaaatgtatttctccACACTTAGCATTAGCATACAAAAGCCTCATTTTCCCATTGTAACAACACCAACTTGGTGGTGCGCAACATATGCTAACTGAGGACGttgcaaataataaaatgtcaacttggcttgtttttttttggagtcatGGGGACAGTAACAATATTGCGGTTCGCACCGACCTCTATGGAGGAGAGGTTAACGAAGGCCCACGCTCCCAGCGAGGCCAACTTGTTGTTGGGCAGGAGGAGGATGCGACTCCCTGCAGGAAGGAGGCGCAAGGGAGGCAGAGAAGTCAGGGCGCCACCCCCGCAGTCTACCGTCGTGCCGTCGGAGGAACAGAGACAAGGTGGAGGGCAGGGGCGTACTGGCCGGAACAGCGCCACCAACAGGCAGATTAAGACTGCAGGAGAAAACGAGAGATCCCttgaactttatttatttattttttacttcagtgctgagttctagtagcaagcggaggactCCTTGCGAGTTtgagcgtggattttcacatttttttgaagttttaaaaaaaaattgaaatatcagatttcccccagaaaaaaatcatagcaACGTAGTGAAGcagcgatatttgagggattactgtataggcCAGACATGGggaaactacggcccgcgggctaaatacggcccgttagggtttttaatccggcccgccgacgttgtccaaagaatgttttttatttatttatttattttatttttccccaagatggcgccatcacgcggaagccattggcagtagctgtgtacactcttatttgtttttcgtgtttgacaggccctctatctttttttaatgacgttttaatatttcttaatacattctttttgactttactttgtacttttgactctgatgatgactatgttaatacttaagtccttttttctttttatccttCATATgtgctgttaacggatgcacttttttatatgtatcgtatcttgggctgacccggcccatctgtcaaaattttaaagtcaatatggcccccggacccaaaagtttgccctccCCTGGTATAGGCggccatgaccggacgtttggtcgcccgggtgaatataattttgagagctggtttcaacagtaaacactcATGTTGTCAatcgcccggcgaccaaacgtctggcgaccaaatgtccgctcgaccaaatgtccgggcgaccaaacgtccgggtgaccaaacgtccaagtaccCGGTTTGGGAGACACTAATTCAAGTCCATGCTCTCTCAATGACTCATTTAATGGGCCGGGTTGCTTTTCTTTCAATCCGTAGTTTTATCAGACAATGTTTGCTCTGCAAGTGCTGAAAAAAGTGCGATATATCCAGAAAGCCACGTCGTGCACAGACGTTGCCCTTTTTAACTGCCCGATGGCGGAATATATCTGCCGCATCAGTCATTCGTCCGTACGCGAGGAGGTCTGGCCTAAAATGAAGGTGGTTGCACTTTATCGGATCTCTTGTAAGTTCCTCTAAAAGGCTTTTAATGGGCTTCACAGTAAACATTGATGGCTTTTCTCTGCGCAACGCTGAGAGAAAACAGTGTTCTTCAATCTGTTCCCTCAAATTTAAAAGGAACATCTCCAACAATCTTGCTCTCCTAATTACCCCGTGCATTTTCCATCTGCCGCCTTCATCTGCCGCCTCCTCGTTTTTTCTCCCCGGCTCTCGGCACCACACCCCCCTTTCCGACACTGACTTATCATACACGATAGATCAGAGcaaggggtagggaacttatggctcgagagccacatgtggctctttcgatgggtccttatggctctccgctaaactgtgagctaaaatctggacactacgtctagagttgctttaatcttccagtttttaattaaacctttttgcatgcattcatgcatgcatcccattgattagcacatacctgggcaaactacggcctgcgggccacatccggcccgcgaggCAATTTAATCccgcccgccgatgttgtccaaataatgtttttttcccctccccaagatggcgccatcatgtggaagccagtggcagtagctctgtccactcttatttgttttttttttgtgttttacagctcctctatctttttttaaatgaccttttaatatttcttattatattccttttgacttgactttgtactttatacttggtACTTGAATTATGAGTGATGAGtacgttaatactttagtcctttttttctgtttatgtttcatatgtactgttatcggatgcacttttttatatgtatctttaaggtcaattttttaaagggcAATTTGGCcaccgggccgaaaagtttgcccacccctggattagcatcagggtaacaattttgtcaacataattctgagactttttcgactttaaaggcagtgaaatgactaaaaattcacatgttttcatgtgtttttacttcttgtaaattctgagtatggctctcaatgaataacaattgaaaatatccattgttgctctctctctctctcaaaaaggttcccgacccctggatCAGAGTCTGGAGTTAgcgtcttttttggggggcgtcGGACTTAACCTGACCGTGAACCATGAAATTTTCCCAAAAGGGACTCGCTCGGTTTGGTTCGGCGAATGGGGCGACAAGCCAGATTAGAGGTTCGTCCAAATCCCTCAGTAGAACTCTTTGAAAAAGGCTTTGAATTTGCTGTCGGAGGTGAGCGCCGTTGTGGGAGATTTAAGCCGACAGTTGAGCTCAAAGGTATCGGAGAGTGCCGTTATGCAACGTCGGAGCGGCGGAACCGAGTTGGGAGGGGATTCTGTTTGGAATGAAATGCTTCCTCGCACCGTCATGTCAAATTGCTAACAAATCATGCCTTAGCGAGCGAGGCTACTTTTCCACACTGTCTGCGTAGCCCTGGCTTTTTCTCCGCCCAAACTGTCAACCTTTCCCATATTTTCTCGGTGCACCGGTCGTTTGgtcgttggtcttttggtcggcggtcgtttggtcggcggtcgtttggtcgccggtcgtttggtcgccggtcgtttggtcgccggtcgtttggtcgccggtcgtttggtcgccggtcgtttggtcgccggtcgtttgctCGCCGGTcgtctggtcgccggtcttttggccgctggtcttttggccgctggtcttttggtcgccggtcttttataATTTatgatataattttgagagctggtttcaacagtaaatatttagatattaaactctctctttaatgaatataattttgagagctggtttcaacggtaaactctctgtcatgttgtcaaacgtccgggcgaccaaacgtccgtgcgaacaaacgtccgggcgaccaaacgtccgggcgaccaaacgtccgggcgaccaaacgtccgggcgaccaaatgtccgggcgaacaaacgtccgggcgaccaaacgtccggcgaccaaacgcccaggTACCCGTTGATTTGGGCTCCTTTTCTGTTATCAAATGACGAATATTTTCTTATCTAGGGGACAGTGGAGGACTTGTTTCCCGTTTTTTGTTgactcaagtaaaaaaaaaaaaaaatgcaaatgggcttttttcctcatttgtttcccaaaatgagaagaaaaaacatccgCCAAAAGGCACGGAGCTGTATTGGTGCGGTGGCGaactctttgttttcttttggcaCCTTGACCCAAAATCCCATGATGCATTGCAGCGGCTTTTCCTACCATGCTAACATCTACGTTCTGCTCACAGACATCGGAATGTTTGTCAGCGTTACCTTGACAACGCAGCTGTCTGACATATGATATCCCACGGAGGCCTTTGAGTGACACCGGAGCCGTGTGTGATGTCACCCGGTCGCACGTTACCCACGGGCGAGCCGTTTTCCGATAGCGATCTGATTACGAGCTCTACCAGCTGTCACCGCTCTTATCTTAACTCCTTCATTTACTCGCGATGGCTGTCTGTCATCGACAAACACCCTTCAGATCGGACGCCATTTAATCCCTTCGTTCTTGGTTAGATATGTGGGTGGGACCACAATTTTTAGGCAAACGAAACTGTGCTCCTTGCAGCCCATAATTTCCAATTCACGAGAATTCGACGTCAAGTTTAAACCGGCGTTGGCCATTTTTTGTCCGTGACAGTTTTTCCTGACAAATTATTCTGGCTGACTTCCACTCGCTGATGAAATATGTTGAcatgagggaaaatattttcatgGCGCTCTGTTTTGTCACACGTGTAATTTGTCAAGGGCCGATACGCGTCTGCGCTTCTGTGCGTCATTTATTCAGCAGTTGGATAACGGCCAGTGAGCAATGTGTTTTCGCTGTATTTCTGCTACTTGCAAAAGTATTTGTTGCCAAAGTGGCATAAGTATGCTTGTAAAATAGCATCAAGGCCTCAGCCGCCGCTTCTTTCAACTCCGACAAAGTATCGCCGCGTTGCCCCGGCAACCGAGGTGCCCTCCACCGATGCTTAAGACGAGCTCGTGAAAAGCTTCGCCGTTTAACCTACGTCAACTCTCGCCAAGCCTTCGGGATAAACGGCGACTCACCGAAATGCGTCTTGACCGCAGTCGTGTGCCAAAAAAGAAGCTCGGAATTGTTCAAAGCTGTGCTATTGGACACTGAAAAGAGATGGgaaataattggatttttttctaaattctgCGAAATTCTTCGaagtggtgctcggacgtttggtcgccggtcttatggTTGCCGGTCTtatggttgccggtcttttggtcccttttggtcgccggtcaaatggtgacagcgagtttactgttgaaacctgctctcaaagttatattcatgagagagagtttaatatctaagaaagagagtttaatatctaagtactgttgaaaacagtacataTGTAGAAATAAACGctctcatgaatatagttttgagagccggttttaacagtacttagatattaaacagtacttagatattaaacagtacttagatattaaacagtacttagatattatacattacttagatattagacagtacttagatattaaacagtacttagatattaaacagtacttagatattaaacagtacttagatatttaacagtacttagatattaaacagtacttagatattaaacaggacttaaatactaaacagtacttagatattaaacagtacttagatattaaacagttcttagatattaaacttgctCTATTAGATATaaaccctctctcttagatattaaactctcactcttagatattgaactctctctattagatattaaaccctctctcttagatattaaactctctctcttagatattaaactctctctcttggatattaaactctctcatgaacataattttgagagctggtttcaacagtaaactctctgtcaccatttgaccggcgaccaaacgtccagtcacgttcTTCTTCTCGCTGACTTCCAAATAAGTTCTTGACCTCCGCCATTCTCGGCGATGAGAACCCTCGGCGGAAGAGTCATTAAACAAACACATGGGCCGCCTTTGATTAGACGCCTCCTCATCCGGCGAATCCTACGCAGGGCTCATCTGCCGGATTTTCGCAGAGTCAGAGATGAGATGGAATCCGTACACGCCAATAAAGGATATTGAGTTGAGGCAGAGCGAGCTTTGGCCAAGCGATAATCACATCTGCCAGCCAGTTAATTGCACGGCGGAGGCGCTCACACGTCTTAAATGTTCTTCTCACAATTCCAAGGCGGTACAACTATACTATTTGCTGGATTGTTTAAGAATGGTCTGCGCAAACATAGTTTTACGTTTATTTTTTGGCACTAAATGCCCTATACTTATTAGGCtcgctaaaagaaaaaaacatttatttagtcatattggaggaaattgtggagaaaatacaaaatagagaaagaaacagcattCAGCCATTTTCTGCTTGATGTTTAGCTTATAGAAATTGATGCACACCCtgaaaaaatgtgacatttcatGAAAGACTGCCCTTAtcctcagtgtgtgtgtgtgtgtgtttgtgtgcgtttgtgtgtgtgtgtgtttgtgtgtgtgtgtgtgtgtgtgtatgcgagTAAGCCGGGTGAGCGAGTATTACCAGCTGTCAAAACAAACTCTTCTATATAGCATTGGTAGTATAATAGATGTGATCAATGGGAGCGTTAAGTTCCTTGCACTCACCGGTTCCGAGGGAGGGCGGCCCAACGCCTCCTGCGGAGTGGCTGTGGGGGGGCATGACGCGCGACTTCCTCGGGAGGCGTCAAGCGGCCATGCCCGCGGCCTCCACCGGGTGGCGATTGCAGAAAACTGgagaaacaacaag containing:
- the lrtm2a gene encoding leucine-rich repeat and transmembrane domain-containing protein 2, whose product is MPPHSHSAGGVGPPSLGTVLICLLVALFRPVRPCPPPCLCSSDGTTVDCGGGALTSLPPLRLLPAGSRILLLPNNKLASLGAWAFVNLSSIEELDLSNNYLDHLPAGLFRDMSNLTKLSLHNNSLTVMDRDLFQGLGGLRNLDLSLNGLASVPLGLLDELHGLRWLSLAGNRLVGLERAAFEPLAHLQHLELGHNPWECDCNLREFKHWMEWLLYRGGKVDAMECTLPKDLRGRDIRRVPVEMFNYCLQMEDENGGGDGARGAPPCGRAGVSPSGSPPVPAGDDASSNAGAGVEAPAECVRARYRPVSVRRAIGTVVIAGVVCGIVCIMMVAAAAYGCIYASVMAKYQRELKKRQPLMGDADADGDDREEKHISSVA